A genome region from Candidatus Ozemobacteraceae bacterium includes the following:
- a CDS encoding TIGR04013 family B12-binding domain/radical SAM domain-containing protein: MTAEYSSHTLILRTHNYNRVSFGALLGACPETTLAKIRPVLWESDAPPPPELLAGRVLLLYSFMMPHKDAVSAELRNVRSLVGENGRAVDIWAGGAEATLNTPAVEEMGFDLILAGEGEELFPQLLVQWLDGKQPTGLHSTPPGRVDLDRYPGFHPIAGYLPPIELSRGCIYGCAFCAVPALHKGTLRHRSVARVLEIASAYLRHATARKRIKFLASNAFAYGSTDGRTANLEALHALLSGLKRIGVPEISLGSFPSEVRPDFVTREVLELVRPFLSNNTIVMGIQSPFDSRLRSIGRGHTIEQAVRAIELLREFRFRAHVDFIIGMPGETPEQQDELLTFMERLVHDYGVRIHMHTFMPLAGARWADKVAEPIAPSARDRLRALARAGVLDGWWENQIAYSRRRE; the protein is encoded by the coding sequence ATGACTGCCGAATACTCATCACACACCCTCATCCTTCGCACGCACAACTACAACCGCGTCAGCTTCGGCGCGCTTCTGGGCGCCTGCCCGGAAACGACTCTCGCAAAAATCCGACCAGTTCTTTGGGAAAGCGATGCCCCGCCGCCCCCGGAGCTCCTCGCCGGCCGCGTCCTGCTGCTCTACTCGTTCATGATGCCACACAAGGACGCCGTCAGCGCCGAACTGCGAAACGTCCGGTCGCTCGTCGGGGAAAACGGCCGCGCCGTCGACATCTGGGCCGGGGGTGCCGAGGCGACTCTCAATACTCCGGCCGTCGAAGAGATGGGCTTCGACCTCATCCTGGCTGGCGAAGGCGAAGAACTCTTCCCCCAACTCCTGGTCCAATGGCTCGACGGGAAACAGCCGACCGGACTTCACTCCACGCCGCCCGGCCGGGTCGATCTCGACCGGTATCCGGGGTTCCACCCCATCGCGGGCTATCTTCCTCCGATCGAGTTGAGTCGCGGCTGCATCTACGGGTGCGCGTTCTGCGCCGTGCCCGCGCTTCACAAGGGGACGCTCCGCCACCGGAGCGTCGCGCGCGTTCTCGAGATCGCCTCGGCGTATCTCCGGCATGCGACGGCCCGCAAGCGCATCAAGTTCCTGGCCTCGAACGCGTTCGCCTACGGCTCGACCGACGGGCGCACGGCGAACCTCGAGGCCCTGCACGCGCTTCTGAGCGGGCTCAAGCGCATCGGGGTTCCCGAGATCAGCCTCGGCTCGTTCCCGTCGGAAGTGCGGCCCGACTTCGTCACGCGCGAGGTGCTCGAACTGGTCCGCCCCTTCCTTTCGAACAACACCATCGTCATGGGCATCCAGTCGCCGTTTGACAGCCGGCTTCGAAGCATCGGAAGAGGTCACACGATCGAGCAGGCGGTCCGGGCCATCGAACTGCTCCGCGAGTTCCGGTTCCGCGCCCACGTCGATTTCATCATCGGAATGCCGGGTGAAACGCCCGAGCAGCAGGACGAGCTCTTGACGTTCATGGAGCGGTTGGTCCATGATTACGGGGTCCGCATTCACATGCACACCTTCATGCCGCTCGCCGGCGCCCGCTGGGCCGACAAAGTCGCCGAACCGATCGCGCCTTCCGCGCGCGACAGGCTGCGCGCTCTCGCCCGGGCAGGCGTTCTCGACGGGTGGTGGGAAAACCAGATCGCCTACAGCCGGAGACGCGAATGA
- a CDS encoding AI-2E family transporter → MTTEALPVPEPNQAPPPRIPDDQKTWFARYWRQIRTVLTWTGFAAIIYYLSNFLSLIFLTFILAYTLNSLVNYLHARIQWPRWAVVLEVYLILAIIMTTMGMIVIPKVYQEGKIMYKEIPETKDKVIQQIKGLMQDEDLAGFIQGAGVEEGFKEWFGKMLQRFTLFIQDIFRISFHFILAVIFSFLILWDFERFSREVRGLESTRLRTVYRILAPRLQEFGDIVGRAFEAQIIIAWVNTFLTLIGLTFLGIPSKLFLSVFVFVCSFIPVLGVFISSAPICLLAYKADGFILVFYSAILITIIHFIEAYILNPRIVGGHLSLHPFVAVSILVFSEYFFGIWGLLLGVPCAVFLYHALLTRPTQKRPAQNGSVATPKNPLSPETAAT, encoded by the coding sequence ATGACCACGGAAGCCCTGCCTGTTCCAGAGCCGAATCAAGCCCCGCCCCCCCGCATCCCGGATGACCAGAAAACGTGGTTTGCGCGGTATTGGAGGCAGATCCGGACCGTTCTCACCTGGACCGGGTTCGCCGCGATCATTTATTACCTGTCGAATTTCCTCTCGCTGATCTTCCTGACGTTCATCCTGGCATACACGCTGAATTCCCTGGTCAACTATCTGCATGCGCGCATCCAGTGGCCGCGCTGGGCCGTCGTTCTCGAGGTGTATCTCATTCTCGCGATCATCATGACGACGATGGGCATGATCGTCATTCCGAAGGTTTACCAGGAAGGCAAGATCATGTACAAGGAAATTCCCGAGACGAAGGACAAGGTCATCCAGCAGATCAAGGGGCTGATGCAGGATGAGGATCTCGCCGGGTTCATCCAGGGCGCCGGAGTCGAAGAGGGCTTCAAGGAATGGTTCGGGAAGATGCTCCAGCGGTTCACCCTGTTCATCCAGGACATATTCCGGATTTCGTTCCATTTTATACTTGCCGTTATATTCAGCTTTCTCATCCTCTGGGACTTCGAGCGCTTCTCTCGGGAAGTGCGAGGCCTCGAGAGCACCCGTCTCCGCACGGTGTATCGCATTCTCGCCCCCCGCCTTCAGGAGTTCGGCGATATCGTGGGGCGGGCGTTCGAGGCCCAGATCATCATCGCCTGGGTGAACACGTTTCTCACCCTTATCGGTCTGACGTTTCTCGGCATCCCGAGCAAGCTGTTCCTGAGCGTCTTCGTTTTCGTCTGCAGCTTTATCCCCGTCCTGGGCGTGTTCATCTCGAGCGCCCCGATTTGCCTGCTTGCCTACAAGGCCGACGGCTTCATCCTCGTCTTCTACAGCGCCATCCTGATCACGATCATTCATTTTATAGAGGCCTATATCCTGAATCCCCGGATCGTCGGCGGCCATCTGTCACTCCACCCCTTCGTGGCCGTAAGCATCCTGGTGTTCTCCGAGTATTTCTTCGGAATATGGGGTCTCCTGCTCGGCGTTCCGTGCGCGGTGTTCCTGTACCACGCGCTTCTTACGAGACCGACCCAGAAACGCCCGGCGCAGAACGGATCCGTTGCCACCCCCAAGAACCCGCTTTCCCCTGAAACGGCTGCCACGTGA